The following are encoded in a window of Rhizobium sp. 11515TR genomic DNA:
- a CDS encoding aldose epimerase family protein — protein MTESTLQREHFGTTADGDTVYRVKIVGGGLTAHIMSWGAVIQDLRLDGHEPALLLGFDNFHDYPAHSSYFGATPGRCANRIGAGRFTLDGKQYQLELNEKGVTHLHGGKDNIAKRNWTIVEHSTDRVVLKIVDPDGRAGYPGNCTIQATYWVHGNGELSVTYESTTDQPTLANVCQHAYFNLDGRDDALGHDIMIAADHYTPTDDKQVPTGEIRSVEGSVFDFREMAPMKRFEGSEQALYDHNFCLSTERTAKRSVALARSVNSGVSLEVRTTEPGVQFYTGFKLDVPVPGHDGRKIGPFAGFCLETQVWPDAINHEGFPNAVLRPGEVLRQETDYIFTKN, from the coding sequence ATGACCGAAAGCACTTTGCAGCGGGAACATTTTGGGACGACGGCCGATGGGGATACCGTTTATCGCGTCAAGATCGTCGGTGGCGGCCTGACGGCTCATATCATGTCATGGGGCGCGGTCATCCAGGACCTTCGCCTTGATGGCCACGAGCCGGCGCTCCTGCTCGGTTTCGACAATTTTCATGACTATCCGGCTCATTCCTCCTATTTCGGCGCCACGCCCGGACGCTGCGCCAATCGCATCGGCGCCGGTCGCTTCACGCTTGATGGTAAGCAGTATCAGCTGGAGCTCAACGAAAAGGGCGTCACCCACTTGCATGGCGGCAAGGACAATATCGCCAAGCGCAACTGGACCATCGTCGAGCATAGTACCGACCGCGTCGTCCTGAAGATCGTCGATCCCGATGGCCGCGCCGGCTATCCCGGCAATTGCACGATCCAGGCGACCTATTGGGTGCATGGCAACGGCGAGCTGTCGGTGACCTACGAATCCACAACCGACCAGCCAACCCTCGCCAATGTCTGCCAGCACGCCTATTTCAATCTCGACGGTCGCGACGATGCGCTGGGCCACGACATCATGATCGCCGCCGATCACTACACGCCGACGGACGACAAGCAGGTGCCGACCGGCGAAATCCGCTCCGTGGAAGGCTCTGTCTTCGATTTCCGCGAGATGGCGCCGATGAAGCGCTTCGAAGGAAGCGAGCAGGCGCTTTACGATCACAATTTCTGCCTCTCGACCGAGCGTACCGCCAAGCGGTCTGTGGCCCTCGCCCGCAGCGTCAATTCCGGCGTATCGCTCGAAGTGCGCACCACCGAGCCCGGCGTGCAGTTTTATACCGGTTTCAAGCTGGACGTGCCGGTTCCCGGCCACGACGGCCGCAAGATCGGCCCGTTTGCCGGTTTCTGCCTGGAAACGCAGGTCTGGCCCGACGCCATCAACCACGAAGGCTTCCCCAATGCCGTGCTCCGCCCGGGCGAGGTGTTGCGGCAGGAAACGGATTATATCTTCACCAAGAACTAA
- the nagA gene encoding N-acetylglucosamine-6-phosphate deacetylase, with protein sequence MDYKVFTGARIFDGDRFHEDSALVIGNGRIHAITGANDVPDNAETIALNGGVLAPGFIDAQVNGGGGRMLNDEPSADSMYMIAAGHRPYGTTSLLPTLITDVAAASAAAIEGAIEAVKANRGVAGLHLEGPHLAPARKGAHLAELMRPVEDSDVRTFIRAREAIGTLLVTIAAEQVTERQVQALAEGGVIVSIGHSDCTAEAADARFDAGARGVTHLFNAMSQMGHRAPGLVGAAIDHPAPWCGIIADGHHVDPIALRVALRAKRGEGRLFFVTDAMSLVGTDLPSFTLNGRTVYRTKGGYCSKLTLDDGTLAGSDVDMASTIRYGVNILELPLAEALRMATSYPARFLRLADRGHLTPGTRADLVHINDAIEVTETWISGLPSA encoded by the coding sequence ATGGACTACAAGGTCTTTACCGGCGCCCGCATCTTCGATGGCGATCGGTTTCACGAGGATAGCGCATTGGTGATCGGCAATGGCCGTATCCATGCCATTACCGGTGCCAATGACGTGCCCGACAATGCCGAAACGATTGCGTTGAACGGCGGTGTGCTTGCTCCCGGCTTCATCGATGCGCAGGTGAACGGCGGCGGCGGCCGCATGCTGAATGACGAGCCCTCGGCCGACTCCATGTACATGATTGCCGCAGGACATCGCCCCTACGGTACGACATCGCTACTGCCGACGCTGATCACCGATGTCGCGGCCGCGAGCGCGGCGGCGATCGAAGGCGCCATCGAGGCGGTGAAAGCCAATCGCGGCGTCGCCGGACTGCATCTGGAAGGCCCGCATCTGGCGCCGGCCCGCAAGGGCGCGCATCTTGCCGAGCTGATGCGTCCGGTCGAAGACAGCGACGTCCGGACCTTCATCCGCGCCCGTGAGGCGATCGGCACCTTGCTGGTGACGATTGCCGCCGAGCAAGTCACCGAGCGGCAGGTGCAGGCACTCGCCGAAGGCGGTGTCATCGTCAGCATCGGCCATAGCGATTGCACGGCGGAAGCCGCCGATGCGCGTTTCGATGCCGGTGCGCGTGGCGTTACCCATCTTTTCAACGCCATGAGCCAGATGGGCCATCGCGCACCCGGTCTCGTCGGCGCGGCGATCGATCACCCTGCCCCCTGGTGTGGTATCATCGCCGACGGCCATCATGTCGATCCGATAGCGCTGCGCGTCGCGCTGCGCGCCAAGCGCGGTGAAGGCCGGCTGTTCTTCGTCACGGATGCCATGTCGCTCGTCGGCACCGATCTTCCGAGCTTCACGCTGAATGGCCGCACGGTCTATCGCACCAAGGGCGGCTATTGCTCCAAGCTGACGCTCGATGACGGCACGCTGGCGGGCTCCGATGTCGATATGGCCTCCACCATCCGCTACGGCGTCAATATTCTCGAGCTACCGTTGGCTGAGGCCTTGCGCATGGCGACTTCCTATCCCGCTCGCTTCCTGCGGCTTGCCGACCGCGGCCATCTGACGCCGGGAACCCGCGCCGATCTCGTCCACATCAACGACGCCATCGAAGTCACCGAAACATGGATATCCGGCCTGCCTTCGGCCTAA
- a CDS encoding GntR family transcriptional regulator — MDRTSLILELNNRGLGDETASGPLYKRLAQALTGLIQEGLLKPGTALPGERDLAGALEIGRVTVRTAYRDLLASGVIESRHGSGTFVSQHVERIEQPLWRLSSFSADMRSRGREPAARILSRTVSAPAPEESFLLGLSLDEPVLRLDRLRLADGQPLAIERAVVPIKFLGEDAISEGSLYDALAAKGFKPVRAQQRLTAVTLDPTSASILTVKAGAPALLIERVSRLADQRVVEYTRSHYRGDAYDFVAELRIGDDL, encoded by the coding sequence ATGGATAGAACCAGTTTGATCCTCGAATTGAACAATCGCGGTTTGGGCGACGAGACCGCGAGCGGACCGCTTTACAAGCGCCTCGCGCAGGCGCTGACCGGCCTCATCCAGGAAGGTTTACTGAAGCCGGGCACGGCGTTGCCGGGCGAGCGAGACCTAGCCGGAGCGTTGGAAATCGGCCGCGTCACGGTGCGTACCGCCTATCGCGATCTCCTCGCTTCGGGCGTCATCGAATCCCGCCATGGCAGCGGCACCTTCGTCTCGCAGCATGTCGAGCGCATCGAGCAACCGCTCTGGCGCCTCTCCTCCTTCTCCGCCGACATGCGTTCGCGCGGACGCGAACCGGCGGCACGCATCCTGTCACGCACCGTCAGCGCACCGGCGCCGGAGGAATCGTTCCTGCTCGGCCTCAGCCTTGATGAGCCCGTGTTGCGGCTCGACCGACTGCGCCTGGCGGATGGCCAGCCACTCGCTATCGAGCGCGCCGTCGTTCCCATCAAGTTTCTGGGCGAAGATGCCATATCCGAGGGATCGCTCTATGACGCCCTTGCCGCCAAGGGTTTCAAGCCGGTGCGTGCCCAACAAAGGCTAACCGCAGTGACGCTCGACCCGACCTCCGCCTCGATCCTGACCGTGAAGGCCGGAGCGCCGGCGCTTCTGATCGAACGGGTCTCCCGCCTGGCCGACCAGCGCGTCGTTGAATATACCCGCTCGCATTATCGCGGCGACGCCTATGATTTTGTTGCTGAATTGAGAATTGGAGATGACCTATGA
- a CDS encoding SIS domain-containing protein, whose protein sequence is MTAVTDSYFTALIGRLETLRETLAEPMSRASAAICAAARADRRVYVFGTGHSHMLAEEVHYRAGGLAFTIPVLVGSAMLHEGAVISSVYERTEGLIRPVFERYGMQPGDVLVIASNSGVNAAPVEAADYGREIGATVIAITSLAYSAAIANGRRRLADIADIVLDNGLPPGDAMIDLPGTELKVGPASTAVGTTVLNAIFADVAAELCKDGNPPVYLSANMPGARETNQQLVKKYRPRNPHL, encoded by the coding sequence ATGACCGCAGTCACGGACAGCTACTTCACCGCCCTCATCGGCCGGCTGGAAACCTTGCGTGAAACGCTGGCCGAGCCTATGTCCCGGGCTTCGGCCGCCATTTGCGCGGCCGCACGTGCCGATCGCCGCGTCTATGTCTTCGGCACCGGCCACTCGCACATGCTGGCGGAGGAGGTGCATTATCGCGCCGGCGGCCTCGCCTTCACCATTCCCGTGCTGGTGGGCTCTGCCATGCTGCATGAAGGCGCCGTCATCAGTTCGGTCTATGAGCGTACCGAAGGGCTCATCCGCCCGGTCTTCGAACGCTATGGCATGCAGCCGGGCGACGTGCTGGTCATTGCCTCCAATTCCGGTGTCAACGCCGCGCCGGTCGAGGCCGCCGACTATGGTCGCGAGATCGGCGCGACGGTCATCGCCATCACATCCCTCGCCTATTCGGCCGCCATCGCCAATGGACGCCGGAGACTGGCCGATATCGCCGATATCGTGCTGGACAACGGCCTGCCGCCGGGCGATGCCATGATCGATCTGCCGGGCACGGAGCTGAAGGTCGGTCCGGCTTCGACAGCCGTCGGTACGACGGTCCTGAACGCCATCTTCGCCGATGTCGCTGCCGAACTCTGCAAGGATGGCAATCCGCCCGTCTATCTCAGCGCCAACATGCCGGGCGCCAGGGAAACCAACCAGCAGCTGGTTAAGAAATATCGGCCTCGCAATCCGCATCTCTAG
- a CDS encoding vWA domain-containing protein: protein MFIPFFLKLRQAKVPVTLREFLSLLEGMEEGIADYDVEAFYYLARTTLIKDERFIDRFDQVFADYFRGVEAIGGNADGEAVEPTALPEEWLRKLAERHLTKEERLEIEALGGFDKLMETLRERLAEQKGRHQGGSKWIGTAGTSPFGAYGYNPEGVRIGQETSRHRRAVKVWDRRDFRNLDDGVELGTRNIKVALKRLRRWVREGAAEELDLSGTIRSTAEHGYLDVQTRPERRNAVKLLMFFDVGGSMDDHIRVVEELFSAARAEFRHMEYFYFHNCLYEGVWKDNRRRRVDITATTDLIRTFGPDYRVVFVGDASMSPYEISQPGGSVEHWNKEAGETWLARMTGHFRKCIWINPVPESYWGHTTSISMIRRLMTDRMYPLTLGGLEKATRELSR from the coding sequence TTGTTCATTCCCTTCTTCCTGAAGCTGAGGCAAGCGAAAGTTCCGGTGACGCTCCGGGAATTCCTGTCGCTGCTTGAGGGAATGGAAGAGGGGATTGCCGACTATGACGTCGAGGCCTTCTACTACCTAGCGCGTACGACGCTCATCAAGGACGAACGCTTCATCGATCGCTTCGATCAGGTCTTCGCCGATTACTTCCGCGGCGTCGAGGCGATCGGCGGCAATGCCGATGGAGAAGCGGTAGAGCCGACCGCCCTTCCCGAGGAATGGTTGCGCAAGCTAGCGGAGCGGCACCTGACCAAAGAGGAAAGACTAGAGATCGAGGCGCTCGGCGGCTTCGACAAGCTGATGGAAACGCTGCGCGAGCGGCTGGCCGAGCAGAAGGGCCGGCATCAGGGCGGCTCGAAATGGATCGGCACGGCGGGTACCTCGCCCTTCGGCGCCTACGGCTACAATCCGGAAGGCGTGCGCATCGGCCAGGAAACCTCGCGCCATCGCCGCGCGGTAAAAGTCTGGGATCGGCGCGACTTCAGGAATCTCGACGACGGCGTCGAGCTTGGCACCCGCAACATCAAGGTGGCGCTGAAGCGCCTGCGCCGCTGGGTGCGCGAGGGGGCGGCCGAGGAGCTTGATCTTTCCGGCACCATCCGCTCCACCGCAGAGCATGGCTATCTCGATGTCCAGACCCGACCGGAACGGCGCAACGCCGTCAAACTCCTAATGTTCTTCGACGTCGGCGGCTCGATGGATGACCATATCCGTGTCGTCGAGGAACTCTTCTCCGCAGCCCGTGCGGAGTTCCGCCACATGGAATATTTCTACTTCCACAACTGCCTCTACGAGGGTGTGTGGAAGGACAATCGCCGCCGGCGCGTCGACATCACGGCGACGACGGATCTCATCCGCACCTTCGGTCCCGACTACCGCGTCGTCTTCGTCGGCGACGCATCCATGAGCCCCTATGAGATCTCTCAGCCGGGCGGCTCGGTTGAGCATTGGAACAAGGAGGCCGGCGAGACCTGGCTCGCGCGAATGACCGGCCATTTCCGCAAATGCATCTGGATCAACCCCGTGCCGGAAAGCTATTGGGGCCATACAACCTCGATCTCGATGATCCGCCGGCTGATGACCGACCGCATGTACCCCCTGACCCTCGGCGGGCTGGAAAAGGCGACGCGGGAATTGTCGCGCTGA
- a CDS encoding SIS domain-containing protein has protein sequence MSETQSLMLTEAGQSPEVVATLLEKEKPAFAEIAKLFSTGRPSLITTAARGSSDHAATFFKYLFEISCGVPVASVGPSIASVYGAPLHLKGGIHFTVSQSGGSPDIIALQAAAKKGGATTIAVVNVTDSPLAKEADIVLGLNAGKEQSVAATKSFIASVAALAGVTATISQDKALVDGLAKLPEALAATSGIDGKAAEDVLFNASSLYTGGRGPAFAIALEAALKAKETAGLHAEAFSLAELMHGPMRLVQPGFPIVAFSPDDAAFANNAQAIERLQKLGATAVSFSTAPLAGINLRMPTTGNGLLDPLVSLLCYYRLIESVTRRKGFDPDKPANLLKVTETM, from the coding sequence ATGAGCGAGACCCAATCCCTGATGCTGACGGAAGCCGGCCAATCGCCCGAGGTGGTTGCGACGCTGCTTGAAAAGGAAAAGCCCGCTTTCGCCGAGATCGCGAAGCTTTTCTCGACCGGTCGTCCATCGCTGATCACGACGGCCGCGCGCGGCTCTTCCGACCATGCCGCCACCTTCTTCAAATATCTCTTCGAAATCTCCTGCGGCGTCCCGGTCGCTTCTGTCGGGCCGTCGATCGCCTCCGTCTATGGCGCACCGCTGCATCTGAAGGGCGGCATCCACTTCACCGTCTCGCAGTCCGGCGGCAGTCCCGACATCATCGCGCTACAGGCCGCTGCCAAGAAGGGTGGCGCCACCACGATCGCCGTCGTCAACGTCACCGACAGCCCGCTCGCCAAGGAAGCCGACATCGTGCTCGGCCTCAACGCCGGCAAAGAACAGAGCGTCGCCGCCACGAAATCCTTCATCGCCTCGGTTGCGGCCCTTGCCGGCGTGACGGCAACGATTTCGCAGGATAAGGCGCTTGTTGATGGTCTTGCGAAACTGCCGGAAGCACTTGCCGCCACCTCGGGCATCGACGGCAAGGCGGCTGAAGATGTGCTCTTCAATGCCTCATCGCTCTATACCGGCGGTCGCGGCCCCGCCTTCGCCATCGCGCTGGAAGCAGCGCTGAAGGCCAAGGAAACAGCCGGCCTTCATGCCGAAGCCTTCTCTCTGGCCGAACTCATGCACGGCCCGATGCGCCTCGTGCAGCCGGGATTCCCGATCGTCGCCTTCTCGCCCGACGATGCTGCCTTTGCCAACAATGCCCAGGCGATCGAGCGCCTGCAGAAGCTCGGCGCCACCGCCGTCTCCTTCTCGACCGCACCGCTTGCCGGCATCAACCTGCGCATGCCGACGACAGGCAACGGCCTGCTCGATCCGCTGGTATCGCTGCTGTGCTACTATCGCCTCATCGAGTCGGTAACGCGTCGCAAGGGTTTCGATCCGGACAAGCCGGCTAATCTCCTCAAGGTAACGGAGACCATGTGA
- a CDS encoding efflux RND transporter permease subunit: MRFSHFFVDRPIFASVLSIVLLIVGGIAYFQLPVAQYPEVAPPTIVIRTSYPGADAQTIADTVATPIEQEVNGVEDMLYMSSYSSADGSMSLTVTFKLGTDLDKAQVLVQNRVAIAEPRLPDDVRRIGITTVKSSPDLMMVVHLLSPNNRYDQLYISNYARTRIRDILVRLDGVGDVQLFGERQYSLRIWLDPEKLAAYGMTAGDIVQALRDQNVQVSGGAIGGPPVSGTNAFQYTVTTQGRFSDARQFRYVIVKATGNGRLVQLQDVARIELGAQDYVTNSYLNGSPAVALGVFARPGTNALAAAADIQKTMEDLSQDFPQGLEYRIIYNPTEFIAESIHEVYKTIFEAAILVAIVVLVFLQSWRTAIIPIVAIPVSLIGTFAFLLAFGFSLNMLTLFGLVLAIGIVVDDAIVVVENVERNLALGMTPKEASHVTMNEVGTAVLAISLVLIAVFVPTAFIPGISGQFYRQFAVTISVATAISCLNSLTLSPAIAAIVLRPHSHEKSNNIFARFGRALGDGFNRGFERMSQGYSWIVRHLVTTWAALACALLVFAGLLAGTWYMGRIVPQGFVPTMDQGYAIVVVQLPDGASLARTNAVIQKATDIINKTPGIANAVAFAGFNGATFTNASNSGVIFTPFKPFEERLKTGDTATKIIGQLFGSLQGIEEAFIIAIPPPSIRGIGNSGGFKMQIMDRENADMRRILPLAYQMMGVAAQNKGVSGVFTTFSANSPQYFLAIDRDKARALNVPIPNIFETLSINLGTSYVNDFNAFGRVYQVRAQADQQYRMDREDILALKVRSATGALVPLGTLVDIRDTTGPTLVQRYNMYVSVPLQGNPGPGVSTGSALDIMEGIAKNLLPSGTTFEWTELAYQEKHTGNTAIYIFALSVIFVFLALSAQYESWILPLAIILIVPLAVLAALIGVHLRGMDNNILTQIGLIVLIGLAAKNAILIVEFARQAQAEGKSAVEAAIEASHLRLRPILMTAFAFIFGVVPLMIATGPGAEMRQSLGTAVFSGMLGVTLFGLFLTPVFYVVLRRRRKQAEAAQEPSATDAAAQ, encoded by the coding sequence ATGAGGTTTTCCCACTTCTTCGTCGATCGGCCGATCTTCGCATCGGTCCTATCCATCGTGCTGCTGATCGTCGGCGGCATCGCCTATTTCCAGTTGCCGGTAGCGCAATATCCTGAGGTCGCGCCCCCCACCATCGTCATTCGCACCTCCTATCCCGGCGCCGACGCACAGACCATCGCCGATACGGTGGCGACGCCGATCGAGCAGGAGGTCAACGGCGTCGAGGACATGCTCTATATGTCCTCCTATTCCAGTGCCGATGGCTCCATGTCGCTGACGGTCACATTCAAGCTCGGCACCGATCTCGACAAGGCGCAGGTGCTGGTGCAGAACCGCGTCGCCATCGCCGAGCCGCGCCTGCCCGACGACGTCCGCCGCATCGGCATTACGACGGTCAAGAGCTCGCCTGATCTGATGATGGTCGTGCATCTTCTCTCGCCGAACAACCGCTACGACCAGCTCTATATTTCCAACTATGCGCGTACCCGCATCCGCGACATTCTCGTCCGTCTGGACGGTGTCGGCGACGTGCAGCTCTTCGGCGAGCGGCAATATTCGCTGCGCATCTGGCTCGATCCGGAAAAGCTCGCGGCCTACGGCATGACCGCCGGCGATATCGTGCAGGCGCTGCGGGATCAGAACGTGCAGGTTTCGGGCGGCGCGATCGGCGGGCCGCCGGTTTCGGGCACCAACGCCTTCCAATACACCGTCACGACCCAGGGGCGCTTTTCCGACGCGCGGCAATTCCGCTACGTCATCGTCAAGGCAACCGGCAACGGTCGTCTCGTGCAGTTGCAGGATGTTGCGCGCATTGAGCTCGGCGCTCAGGATTACGTCACCAACAGCTATCTGAACGGCAGCCCGGCGGTGGCGCTCGGCGTCTTCGCCCGACCCGGCACCAATGCGCTCGCCGCCGCCGCCGATATCCAGAAGACCATGGAGGACTTGTCGCAGGATTTCCCGCAGGGACTGGAATACCGCATCATCTACAACCCCACGGAGTTCATCGCCGAGTCGATCCACGAAGTCTACAAGACGATCTTCGAAGCGGCGATTCTCGTCGCCATCGTCGTACTGGTTTTCCTGCAATCCTGGAGAACGGCGATCATTCCGATTGTCGCAATCCCCGTTTCGCTGATCGGCACTTTTGCCTTCCTGCTCGCCTTCGGCTTCTCGTTGAACATGCTGACGCTGTTCGGCCTGGTGCTCGCCATCGGTATCGTCGTCGACGACGCGATCGTGGTGGTGGAGAATGTCGAGCGCAACCTCGCGCTCGGCATGACGCCGAAAGAGGCGTCACATGTGACGATGAACGAGGTCGGTACGGCCGTGCTCGCAATCTCGCTGGTGCTGATTGCGGTCTTCGTGCCGACAGCCTTCATTCCCGGCATTTCCGGGCAATTTTACCGGCAGTTCGCGGTGACGATCTCGGTCGCGACGGCGATTTCCTGCCTGAACTCGCTGACGCTCTCGCCGGCGATCGCCGCGATCGTCCTTCGTCCGCACAGCCACGAGAAATCCAACAATATCTTCGCGCGCTTCGGCCGTGCCTTGGGTGACGGGTTCAACCGGGGTTTCGAGCGAATGAGCCAGGGATATTCCTGGATCGTCCGCCATCTCGTGACGACGTGGGCAGCACTCGCCTGCGCGCTTCTCGTCTTCGCGGGGTTACTGGCGGGAACCTGGTATATGGGCCGGATCGTACCGCAGGGCTTCGTGCCGACGATGGACCAGGGCTATGCCATCGTCGTCGTGCAGCTGCCTGATGGAGCCTCGCTGGCACGCACCAATGCCGTCATCCAGAAGGCGACCGATATCATCAACAAGACACCCGGCATCGCCAATGCGGTCGCCTTTGCCGGCTTCAACGGTGCAACCTTCACCAATGCCTCGAATTCGGGTGTCATCTTCACGCCGTTCAAGCCATTCGAGGAGCGGTTGAAGACCGGCGACACGGCCACCAAGATCATCGGCCAGCTCTTCGGCAGCCTGCAGGGCATCGAGGAGGCTTTCATCATCGCCATTCCGCCGCCGTCGATCCGTGGCATCGGCAATTCCGGTGGCTTCAAGATGCAGATCATGGACCGGGAAAATGCTGACATGCGCCGCATCCTGCCGCTCGCCTATCAGATGATGGGCGTTGCCGCGCAGAATAAGGGCGTCAGTGGCGTCTTCACCACCTTCTCCGCCAACAGCCCGCAATATTTCCTGGCGATCGACCGTGACAAGGCGCGGGCGCTCAACGTGCCGATCCCGAATATCTTCGAGACGCTGTCGATCAATCTTGGCACATCCTACGTCAACGACTTCAACGCCTTCGGCCGTGTTTATCAGGTGCGGGCTCAGGCCGATCAGCAATATCGCATGGACCGCGAGGATATTCTGGCGCTGAAGGTGCGCTCGGCGACCGGAGCGCTCGTGCCGCTCGGCACGCTGGTCGATATCCGGGATACGACCGGGCCGACGCTGGTGCAGCGCTATAACATGTATGTCTCGGTTCCCCTGCAGGGCAATCCAGGCCCGGGCGTGTCCACCGGCTCGGCTCTCGACATCATGGAAGGGATAGCAAAGAACCTTCTGCCTTCCGGTACGACCTTCGAATGGACGGAGCTTGCCTATCAGGAAAAGCATACCGGCAATACCGCGATCTATATCTTCGCCCTGTCGGTCATCTTCGTCTTCCTGGCGCTGTCGGCGCAATATGAAAGCTGGATCCTGCCGCTTGCGATCATTCTCATCGTGCCGCTGGCCGTTCTGGCGGCGCTGATCGGCGTGCATCTGAGGGGGATGGACAACAATATCCTCACCCAGATCGGGCTTATCGTGCTGATCGGCCTTGCGGCCAAGAACGCGATCCTGATCGTGGAGTTTGCCCGACAAGCGCAGGCTGAGGGAAAGAGCGCCGTCGAGGCGGCCATCGAGGCCAGCCACCTGCGTCTGCGTCCGATCCTGATGACGGCCTTCGCCTTCATCTTCGGTGTCGTGCCGCTGATGATCGCAACTGGTCCGGGCGCGGAAATGCGCCAGTCCCTCGGTACCGCCGTCTTCTCCGGCATGCTGGGCGTTACGCTGTTCGGCCTGTTCCTGACGCCGGTCTTCTACGTCGTCCTGCGCCGCCGGCGCAAGCAGGCGGAAGCCGCGCAGGAGCCTTCGGCCACCGATGCCGCGGCACAATGA
- the metA gene encoding homoserine O-acetyltransferase MetA, with amino-acid sequence MPIKIPDTLPAFETLQNEGVRVMTETVAFRQDIRPLQIGLLNLMPNKIKTEIQMARLVGASPLQVEFSLVRVGGHKAKNTSQEHLLAFYETWEEVKHRKFDGFIITGAPIELLEYEDVTYWKEMQEILDWTATNVHSTMNVCWGAMAAIYHFHQVPKYTLKEKAFGVYRHQNLKPSSVYLNGFSDDFAIPVSRWTEVRRADIEKVPGLEILMDSSEMGVCLVHERTCNRLYMFNHVEYDSTSLADEYFRDVNAGVPIKMPHNYFPHNDPEIPPQNRWRSHAHLFFGNWINEIYQTTPYDLEEIGQERT; translated from the coding sequence ATGCCCATCAAGATTCCCGATACGCTCCCCGCGTTTGAAACCCTCCAGAACGAGGGTGTGCGGGTGATGACCGAAACGGTGGCGTTCCGTCAGGATATCCGCCCCCTTCAGATCGGGCTTCTCAACCTCATGCCGAACAAGATCAAGACCGAGATCCAGATGGCGCGCCTGGTCGGCGCATCACCGCTGCAGGTGGAGTTTTCGCTGGTGCGCGTTGGCGGCCACAAGGCCAAGAACACCTCACAGGAGCATCTGCTTGCTTTCTACGAGACATGGGAAGAGGTGAAGCACCGCAAGTTCGACGGCTTCATCATAACCGGCGCGCCGATCGAGCTGCTGGAATATGAAGACGTCACCTACTGGAAGGAAATGCAGGAGATCTTGGACTGGACGGCCACCAACGTCCATTCGACGATGAACGTCTGCTGGGGCGCTATGGCGGCGATCTACCATTTTCACCAGGTGCCGAAATACACGCTGAAGGAAAAGGCTTTCGGCGTCTATCGCCACCAGAATCTGAAGCCCTCTTCGGTCTATCTCAACGGCTTCTCCGACGATTTCGCCATTCCGGTGTCGCGTTGGACTGAAGTGCGCCGCGCCGACATCGAAAAGGTGCCTGGCCTGGAAATACTGATGGACTCGAGCGAGATGGGCGTCTGTCTCGTGCATGAGCGGACTTGCAACAGGCTCTACATGTTCAATCACGTGGAATATGATTCCACGTCGCTGGCGGACGAGTATTTCCGGGATGTGAACGCGGGCGTGCCGATCAAGATGCCGCACAACTACTTCCCGCATAATGATCCCGAAATTCCCCCGCAGAACCGGTGGCGCAGCCATGCGCATCTGTTCTTCGGCAACTGGATCAACGAGATCTACCAGACCACGCCGTATGATCTGGAGGAGATCGGCCAGGAAAGGACTTGA
- a CDS encoding NUDIX domain-containing protein has product MQPDAVKVLIYAVRDGRLLVFDEPDFPAVQLQVPGGTVESGEDIVAAAAREFEEETGFAPHELYSLGIHDYHFEKNGRDYHHQRHYFRCRISERAPATWLHYEMTPFDGGDPIGFRFFWLPIEAARHRLGYGMEALLEYL; this is encoded by the coding sequence ATGCAGCCCGATGCGGTCAAGGTCTTGATCTATGCCGTTCGGGACGGGCGTCTGCTTGTCTTCGATGAACCAGATTTTCCCGCCGTCCAGCTCCAGGTTCCCGGCGGCACTGTCGAATCCGGTGAGGACATTGTAGCGGCCGCGGCGCGCGAATTCGAAGAGGAGACCGGTTTTGCGCCACACGAACTCTATTCGCTGGGCATTCACGACTACCATTTCGAAAAGAACGGCCGCGATTATCATCACCAACGGCACTATTTCCGCTGCCGTATCTCCGAACGAGCGCCTGCCACTTGGCTTCACTACGAAATGACTCCTTTCGACGGCGGCGACCCGATCGGCTTCCGCTTCTTCTGGCTACCGATCGAAGCTGCCAGGCATCGCCTCGGTTACGGCATGGAAGCCCTCCTTGAATATCTGTAG